A section of the Nitrososphaerales archaeon genome encodes:
- a CDS encoding tRNA pseudouridine(54/55) synthase Pus10, translated as MASTVNIAPSILKKYILCTRCLSRQAKEKVSGNIRRKGICYICNGLMERIDDLLELTLAALEEYRYKSFLLGAMVPSQMLEREDEVRSRFKIKGAESIKSYLTKQLGKMLTKKTGKRVDYVKPDVTINIDLVGNKVTVRSKPIHLYGRYVKRARGLSQRQERCGNCMGKGCVKCDNTGLSGLSSIEGIIVRKLIDAFKCERTKFAWVGGEDKDSLVLNKGRPFFVKVINPRLRFAKPRSVTKNGVHVRFIKRVGGLPDKPLRFKTKVRLLAECECNITSAALAKINALNNTAISFLGKHGREVSRNIYEISAKASGNTLNLMMLADGGFAIKQFVGGDGIAPSISQIVGSKVICKSFDVLDVKFTD; from the coding sequence TTGGCTAGCACTGTAAATATAGCCCCGTCTATATTAAAGAAATACATCCTATGCACTAGATGCCTGTCGAGGCAGGCAAAAGAGAAAGTATCTGGAAATATCAGGAGGAAGGGTATTTGCTACATATGCAACGGTTTGATGGAAAGGATCGATGATTTGCTTGAACTAACTCTCGCTGCTCTTGAAGAATACAGGTACAAAAGCTTCCTACTTGGTGCTATGGTTCCATCTCAAATGCTGGAACGTGAGGACGAAGTGAGATCTAGGTTCAAGATCAAAGGAGCTGAAAGTATCAAGAGTTATCTTACAAAACAATTGGGCAAAATGTTGACCAAGAAAACCGGCAAGAGGGTAGATTATGTAAAGCCCGATGTTACAATAAACATTGACCTTGTTGGGAATAAAGTGACTGTTAGGTCGAAACCCATACACCTTTATGGAAGATATGTGAAGCGTGCAAGAGGGCTAAGTCAGAGGCAAGAGCGTTGCGGTAATTGCATGGGGAAAGGCTGCGTTAAATGCGATAACACTGGACTATCTGGTCTTAGCAGCATAGAGGGAATAATAGTAAGGAAACTTATTGATGCGTTCAAGTGCGAAAGAACCAAATTTGCTTGGGTGGGAGGTGAGGACAAGGACAGCCTAGTTCTCAATAAGGGTAGACCCTTTTTCGTTAAGGTAATCAACCCAAGGCTAAGATTTGCCAAACCAAGAAGTGTGACTAAAAATGGCGTGCATGTTAGGTTCATTAAAAGAGTGGGGGGATTACCTGATAAGCCATTAAGGTTCAAGACCAAGGTGAGACTTTTGGCTGAATGCGAATGTAATATTACCAGTGCTGCGTTAGCAAAAATAAATGCACTCAATAACACAGCAATTAGTTTCCTAGGAAAGCATGGTAGGGAAGTGAGCAGAAATATTTACGAGATTAGTGCAAAAGCAAGCGGGAATACTCTGAATTTGATGATGCTTGCAGACGGTGGGTTTGCAATAAAACAGTTTGTTGGAGGCGATGGTATAGCACCGAGCATTTCACAGATAGTGGGTAGTAAAGTAATCTGCAAATCCTTCGACGTTTTAGATGTCAAGTTTACAGATTGA
- a CDS encoding signal recognition particle receptor subunit alpha, whose product MVLDSLRSGLRNALKKLVGASSIDENLIKELARDVQRSLLASDVNVRLVLDVTNRLQERALHEQPPPGLSRKDHVVKILYDELSRLLGEEKPLTFKSDKTNIVLMLGIQGSGKTTVTGKLARWLSKHGYKVGVIGADTFRPGALTQLKTICNKVNIDVYGDESNKDSLEIVKKGLDYFKPANLDVIIVDTAGRHKEEKELLEEMNKIYKTVTPDLVLLVVDGTIGQQCYSQAEAFHKAVPVGGIIVTKLDGAAKGGGALSAAAATGARIMFIGTGERIDDLEQFSPTRFVGRLLGMGDIRALLDMARQLELEADEAKVKRITSGKMTIDDFYFQLEQVGKMGSLRAVFEHIPGLSGTIKDEEIDVMETKMQKWRYIIQSMTKQERANPDLFNASRIKRVARGSGMSERDVKELLTNYKRSKDVMKASKGRQMQGLLRRLGIG is encoded by the coding sequence CTAGCATCTGATGTCAACGTTAGGCTCGTTCTTGATGTAACTAACAGGTTGCAGGAAAGGGCATTACACGAACAGCCACCACCGGGCTTGTCTAGAAAGGATCATGTGGTAAAGATACTCTATGACGAGCTTTCAAGATTGCTTGGAGAGGAGAAACCTCTTACCTTCAAATCGGACAAGACAAATATTGTGCTTATGTTGGGTATTCAGGGAAGCGGTAAGACGACGGTTACCGGCAAGTTAGCTAGATGGTTATCTAAACATGGATATAAGGTGGGTGTAATTGGAGCAGATACATTCAGACCAGGTGCGCTTACGCAACTAAAGACGATATGCAACAAGGTCAATATAGATGTGTACGGTGACGAAAGCAATAAAGATTCACTGGAAATAGTGAAGAAGGGTCTTGATTATTTCAAACCCGCAAATTTAGATGTCATAATAGTAGATACTGCAGGAAGGCATAAAGAAGAAAAAGAATTGCTAGAGGAAATGAACAAAATATACAAGACGGTTACACCTGATTTGGTTCTACTAGTTGTAGATGGAACTATAGGGCAGCAGTGTTACAGCCAAGCAGAGGCATTTCATAAAGCAGTACCAGTTGGGGGCATAATCGTAACAAAACTCGACGGAGCAGCAAAGGGCGGCGGTGCTTTATCTGCGGCTGCAGCTACAGGTGCGAGAATAATGTTCATAGGAACAGGGGAAAGGATAGACGATCTGGAACAGTTCTCTCCCACTCGATTTGTTGGCAGATTACTTGGTATGGGAGATATCAGAGCTTTGCTTGACATGGCAAGGCAACTTGAATTGGAGGCTGACGAGGCTAAGGTCAAGAGGATAACAAGCGGAAAGATGACCATAGATGATTTCTACTTCCAGTTAGAGCAGGTAGGAAAGATGGGTTCACTACGTGCAGTCTTTGAACATATTCCGGGTCTGTCTGGAACAATAAAAGACGAAGAAATAGATGTAATGGAGACAAAGATGCAAAAATGGCGCTACATAATACAGTCCATGACGAAACAAGAGAGAGCCAACCCAGACCTATTCAACGCCTCAAGAATAAAACGTGTAGCGCGTGGATCTGGAATGTCAGAACGTGATGTAAAGGAGCTACTGACTAATTACAAACGGTCAAAGGATGTCATGAAGGCATCAAAGGGTAGACAGATGCAAGGCTTGCTAAGGAGACTTGGTATTGGCTAG